The genomic window AGAATCTTCATATTTTTTAACCCATTTATGTAAAGTGTGAGATGAAGGAATCATATAGCAATATCGGATAAAGACTTATCAGAATTAAGATATTCTTTAACAACTTGAAGTAACCGAGAATACTTATTTCTATTTTTCATAACAAACACCCCTTTCATTCCTTTAGTTTACTGATATCATTTTCTTATTTTTTCTCCAAATATTCCATGGGGTGATTACGACGATATAAAAACAGTAATAGAAGAAATGAAAAAGCTAATAAGTTCAATACCGTATAATCTACATCAAAAAGAAGAAAGGTATTATCATTCATTGATATACACAATATTAGCAATGACAGGATTAAACGTAAGAGCAGAAGAAATGACAAATTTAGGAAGAAGCGATATTGTAATAGAATTTAATGAAAAGGTATATATAATTGAAGCAAAATTAGACAAAAGTGCAGAAGAAGCAATAAAACAGATAAAAGAGAAGAAATACTATGAAAAATACAGAGGAAAAGAAATATCTCTCATAGGAATAAATATAAGTTCGGAAAAAAGAAATATTGATGATTATATTATAGAAAAATAATAACCCTGACCGTTTTAACTTGTCAGGTTATTTTAATTTTTATACACTCAGAAACTTCTCAATAATAGAATCAAGAAAAGCTCTTTCATTATCTTCAAAAGAGTAATAGCCTAAAGCAACTCTTTTTTGACCAAGGCCATATTTAATTGAAAAATTTTTGATTTTTCCTTTAGGATAAGGCGTAATAGGCCATTTGATATCGTATCTAACAGCACTTCTTAAAAACGCATCAAAGATTTTCATTTCCTCATCGTTGAGCTCAAAATAGTGAATAACAAACTCCTTAAAATTCTTCACATTCTTAAACAGCTCGGTGATGAGGTTTTTTCTCGCTATGAAAAATGGAGATACACCAGATTTTATTTCTTCAAAATCCACAGGATTCATTAGCCTTTTCTCAGCTTCTTTAACATTAAACTCAGAAAGCATTAAGTTAAAAAAATACATCTTCTCATAATCCCTTGAAAAGTATTTAATGATTTTATCTTTATCTCCTTCAAAAATCAATCTTAAAATACGACTCTTTGTAAAATATGGTTTTTCTATTAATGCTGTATATGTTGCGAAAAATAATTCCGGTATTTTTGTTTCTTTTTGATTTTTAAATTTAACAATATTTTCTTTGAATATCTTTTTTGTTTCTCTTTTAAATTCTTCTGAATAAAAACTTCTATTAAATTTCTTATCTATATTTATTTCATTAAAAAACTCTTTTAAGCCATTTACTATATTACATACTTCCGAAATCCCTGGATCATTATTAATTCTTCTAACTTCAAAAATTGTATCCAACCAGTTGTATATTTTAGATAAATTCTCAAAATAATAACCAATATAATATTCAAGTAGATTAACAACTATTAAAGCCTTTTTTTTGTTTTCATATCTTATCCACCAGGATGCGGAATTCAGTCCAGCACATATCATAGTAGGATGTGGAAACTTCCTTGCAAGAAAGTACCCTTCTATAAATAATTCATATGCTTTGTTGTAATTTTCTTTTTTTATTTTCTTTCTTGCTACTGAATATTTTAACAGTGATTTTTGTGCATCACTTTTTTCGTATTCTTTGCTCCAATATCGACAACCACTATCAGTTATGAATTTATAAAATCTGGATTCTATGTATCTTATAGTAGGAATTATTATTTTTCGAGATTTTTTGTTAAGATGAGGGATTTCATTTTTAATTCTTTCTAATTCTTCATTAGCTTTTTTTATTTTTTGATTATTAAATAAAATACTTATTTTTTCAAGAGTTGCGAGAGCTTTTAAAATTGTAGTAGTAGTAGTAGTAGTTAATTCAGCATATTTATATGCTTCTCTATAATTAAATTTCCATATATTTTTTAAACATAATAAATAATATTCAATTGTTTTATCTGTACAATCAAGCAAAATATAATTTACAATAGGTTGTGCATATGCACCATATTCGATAATATCAATTAAGTCATTTAAATTAAGACTCACAAAAAACACCTCTTAATCGAATTGTAGCAAAAACGTAATTATTTTTTATAAAATTCCAATTATTAAGTTCAGATTACATACTGTAACAATATGTAACGATAAATATCTAAAACATTGATTAATTGCTATTTTCAGCATATGAACAAAACGTTTCTAAACAGTAACAAAAAGCATGTTGTTTTTCTACCTTCTAAAACAAAGAAATAATCATAATTTTAGAAGTCAAAAAAACACTTGCAAGTCATATGGAAACTGGTATAATTCATCGTAAGGGGTGAGATAGTGAAAAAAATAATTTTATTATTTATTTTGTTTATAATGATTTTTTCAATAGTTTTTGGTGGAGATGAAAAAAATAACTCAACCACTCATTCAACCAATCCTCAAATTCAAACTGAAGTTTCTGAGTAATTAAAAAACGCTTTTACAATTTTTTATTATAAAGATTATACCAAAAATTTTTTAGATTAAATAATATTTAAGATTACAAAAAAGAAAGGGGGTGAAAAAATGTTATTTATATTCAAAAAAAATAAAAAAAATAAAACAGCATCAATTTCAGTTGGTTTAGTAGTATGTGTTGGAGTATCAGGTCAAATAAAAGGATGGACTATTTAAGATCACGGGGCTGTAAAAGCACTTTTTCCATCTAAAATCAAAAAAGGAGTGGCAATGGTAATGATTAAAGTTGAAAATCTTGTAAAGATTTATGAAAATAAGAAGAAAGCACTGGATAATATAAATTTTGAAATAAATAAAGGAGAGATTATAGGACTTGTTGGTAGGAATGGAGCTGGAAAAACAACTTTGATGAAATGTATGTTGGGATTGTTAAAATTTCAAAATGGTAATATATATATTAAAGGATACAATATAAAGGATTCTTTTGAAAAGATTAATAAAAAAATAGGCTTTTTATTGAGACCAGCATTTTATGATCATTTAAACGCATATGAAAATCTAAAGATTGTTAATATCTTATTGGGTAAAAAAAATAATAAGATTATAGATGAAGTTTTGAATTTTGTTGGATTATATGATGTAAGATATAAAAAAGTGAGATCATATTCTTTTGGTATGAAGCAAAGACTTGGAATTGCAAGAACGCTTATAGTTGAACCAGAAATTTTGATTCTTGATGAACCGCTTGTGGGATTAGATCCTGTTGGAGCAATAGAAATGAAAAATAAAATAAGACAATTTGCCAAGGAAGAAGGAAAAACAGTTTTATTTTCCTCACATTTATTAAACGATGTTGAAGAATTGTGTGATAAGGTTGTTATGCTTGAAAACGGAAAAATTATAGCGAATGATACTTTAGAAAATATAAAAAATAGAAAAAAATATATTTTAAAAATAAAAGGTAAAGTTAATTTGGATATTGGTTCAGATGTGAAAGTTTTTTATAAAAACGATAGAACATATGTAATAATCCAGAATAAAAAGGATATTGATAAAATACTATATAATATTTATAAAAATAATTATAAGATTGAGGATATAGAGGTAGAATCATTTAAATTATCAAAACTATTTGAAGGAGTTGAAAATTATGAATAACCAATATCTTAAATCTTTTTCAATATATTTTTCTTCTACCGTAATCTTTTCCTTATATCTTTTATTTATTAAAAACTTATCTGTTGTAAGAGTTTCTACTATTTTAATGTATTTTATATTATATTTATTAATTCCTACAATAGCAATTATTTTTTCCACTTTAGTATTGGAAAAACATAGATATTTAATAAATGAGATCTTTGGTTTTATAACATTTTTAATAAATGGAATAATCTCTGATAAAATGTGGATTATAGAAAAATTCATTGATTTCGCTGAAAAAAGTGGAACTATAAATATAAGCATTTCTTATAATATCGGTATAAATAATATGATGGGTTTTATATTAATAGTTTTATGGATATTAATGGTTACTCATTATACAGAAAAAATCAGATTTAAGAGGAGTATGAAAAATGAGGACAATAATTTTTGAATTATATAACCTTGTTAAAAGGCGAGAAACTTTTTTAATGGTCATTCTTACAATAATAATTTCATTATGGATTCCATGGTCATTAAAAAATATGCCAGATTTTTGGAGTTTTCATGGGAACAATCTTGAAGAAGGTCGATACATTTGGATTGATATTCAAAAGTTTTCACATGTATGGTATATATATATAGCTTCATTTGGAATGTTTCTATATCCTTTATATGGAATATCAATTGGAGAAATTGTAAATGAAATAAAATATAAAAGGATTCATACGGTTTTAATATATACTGGAGATAGAACTAAATATATGGATTATAGATTTTTAGCCGAATTTATTTTGCTTTTATTTATAATAGTAGGTAATTTAATGTTCTTGTATATTGGGTGGAGATTAAATATTAGTAATAATAACCAGGAGTTAAATGTTTTAAATATTACATATATTTTTGTTTCTATATTTTTTGGAACTTTATTAATGATGAATATAAGTAAATATTTTTCATTAAAATTCTTTGATGTAGTAAAATCATATTCTACATCACTTATATTATTTATCTTACTTATATATTTGTCCTTTACATCAATAGGTAAGTTTTTTCCGTTTTTTTTATATGGAAAAGAGTTTGAAAAAATATTATACAAGGGAATTTTTGAAAAAGATTTATTTTTACAAATTTTAATAGGTACTTTTTGTATTATTTTAGTTTTAAATATTTTTTCAAAAAAACACTTGAAAGACTTAGACTTGTAAGGTGGGAGATATATGTGGAAACAGATAAAGTATCATTTATATATACTTTTAAATAGAAAAAGCACAAAATGGGGATTTTTCATATTTTTTTCAATACCGTTAATCTTTTATATATTTTTTTTATTGGGGATTTCAAAAATTACTTCAGCAAATGGTTCGGCGTTTCCGTTTTTTGTAGGTTTTTTAGTTTTGTTGTATTTTATATGGAGATCCTTTCTTATACCTGTTTTTCTAGTTATTTCAACCAATTGGCATAAAGAGTTTATAAATGGATTGCATGAAATATCTTTTGTATATTTTAATGATAGAAAAAAATTTATTATAGGTTTAATTATTAGTCAAATGATAATATTCTGTTTGTATTTTATTTCATTTACAATTGGATTTATAATTTATTGGTTATTATTAAATAAATTATATTCATTTGAAATAATTTATCCTTCTTTTAATGATTTTTTAGAAGCCCTACCCATTTTATTGATTTATTTATCTTATAGCTTTTTTGAAATATTTCTTACTAATTTATTCAGTTTAAAGTTTGATACGTTTAAATCTGTGTTATATAATATATTTATTTTTGTATTATTTTCGTTCCTTGGAACAGATAAAAAAATCCTTTTTATACCTTTTTCTTTTTTTAACAATGTAGAAAAATTTTATTCTGATAATCTATTTTCTTTAAATCATTTTATTGTTATGATAATATATTCTATTATTTTAGTTTTTATATTAATAAAATTACTGAATAAAAAGGATATAAATTCTGACTATATTGAATAATAAATCTATTGTATGGAGGGAAAATTATGTTAAGATTTTCAAATGAAGTCAAAATTCACAAAGTAAAAGAAATAAAAATGTTGTTAAATTTTAAAAATGGAACAATTATCGGTTTGGATAAAGATGGTGAGCGTCTTGTAGAAAAAATTAAAAATGAGAAGTTGACTAATTTTAATAATATTAATTCTAAGGAAAAAGAGTTATTGGATATTTTAAAAGAAAATGATTTTTTTGATGATAATAAAAATAATAAGAATGTAGAAAAAGAAGAAATCAATTTTTATATACATGTTATTGGAAAATGAAATTTAAATTGTAAAGGGTGTTATTATACCCAGTATAATAATATAAATGAAAAAGAAATTTTAAGTTTAAAAGATTATCAAAAAATAAAAGATTACATGGTATTATTTCAGGTGGAGAGCCTTTTTTAAGAGAAGACTTGTTAGATATCTTAAAAAGTGCTAGAAATACGTTTGATAAAATTACAATTCTTTCTAATGGAACTTTAATTAATGAAAGAAATACTAATGAAATAAAAAAGTATGTTGACGTCATAAGTATATCAATAGATGGTTTTAATAAGAATAATAAAACATTTATTAGAGATGAATGGATCTATAATAAAATTTTAGAAACTATAAATATATTAAAGAAAAATAAAATAAATATGCATTTTATTTTTACATTATCAAAATTAAATTTTAAATATTTAAAGGAATATATAAAATTTAGTGAAAAATATAAAACTCCTTTTAATTTTAGTATTCTTACTGTTTCTAAAGAAAATAATTATAAAAATATTATATTAAATTGTAATGAACTACAAGAGATTTTATTAAAAAATTTTTCTATGATAGAAAATTTTAAAGATTTTTATATTTCACCAGAGCTGTTATTAAGAAAAGATTGTGGAGCCGGAAAAACAATTTTTAGTTTAAACGAATATGGCGATTTATTCCCCTGTCATATGTTACATTTTGAAGAATTTAAATTAGGAAATGTTTTATATGAAAATTTAAAAGATATTTTTAATAAAAAATCTATCCAGAAATTTTTAAAGTTAAATGTAGATGATATAGAATGTAAAAATTGTGAATATAAATATTTTTGTGGTGGTGGATATAGGGCTAGGGCTTTTTATGTTAATAAAAACATTGAAACTAAAGATCCATATTGTAGTGTATATATAAATTTTTATGATAAAATATTTTATGAATTGTCAAAAGCAGGTGAAGAATAATGATTTATAAAGTGGTGAAAAAAAAAGATTTTTTCTTTTTTTGAAAAAAATAAAGATTATTTGATTGAATTAATAACACTTGTTATTTTACCTATGATTTTTTTGATTATTTCGATGTTATTGACAATAATACTTTTAGATAAATTGAATATATCCAATAATATTATAATATTTTTTTTAAATTATTTCTTTCCATTATTTATATGTTTATTTATAATTCCAATTATTATTTTAAAAAAACAGGAAAAAAAGTTGGAATATAATGAAATTTTAAAAATAAATATAAGACAAACTAAAAATAAAATATCATTATTATTATTAATTACAGTGCTAATAATTATGTTTAATTTTAATAAAATAGGGAACTTTAATATTATGATATTTTTTATTATAGCATTTTTTGAAGAATTTTATTATAGAGGCGTAATTTACTATAAAATAAAAAAAATTAATCTTTCTATTTTTAGTCAAATATTATTAAATGCAATTTTCTTTACATTTATAGCTCATAACGCAAGAAGTGATATAAGTTCCTATATATATGTATTCAACGCTGGGATAGTATTAAC from Marinitoga sp. 38H-ov includes these protein-coding regions:
- a CDS encoding CPBP family glutamic-type intramembrane protease → MIELITLVILPMIFLIISMLLTIILLDKLNISNNIIIFFLNYFFPLFICLFIIPIIILKKQEKKLEYNEILKINIRQTKNKISLLLLITVLIIMFNFNKIGNFNIMIFFIIAFFEEFYYRGVIYYKIKKINLSIFSQILLNAIFFTFIAHNARSDISSYIYVFNAGIVLTFFRYYFDDLLIPILYHWIYNLITIISK
- a CDS encoding ABC transporter ATP-binding protein; the encoded protein is MIKVENLVKIYENKKKALDNINFEINKGEIIGLVGRNGAGKTTLMKCMLGLLKFQNGNIYIKGYNIKDSFEKINKKIGFLLRPAFYDHLNAYENLKIVNILLGKKNNKIIDEVLNFVGLYDVRYKKVRSYSFGMKQRLGIARTLIVEPEILILDEPLVGLDPVGAIEMKNKIRQFAKEEGKTVLFSSHLLNDVEELCDKVVMLENGKIIANDTLENIKNRKKYILKIKGKVNLDIGSDVKVFYKNDRTYVIIQNKKDIDKILYNIYKNNYKIEDIEVESFKLSKLFEGVENYE